One window of Mesorhizobium sp. WSM4904 genomic DNA carries:
- a CDS encoding tetratricopeptide repeat protein, whose protein sequence is MNSNTVSPSPMFLRRNSLLFAVLAILPLGGCASWQKPALSVQETSSPELLSADQIDPAMRERILREVGQDVQERALRDEVKQHPDNVDAAIRLTNALVGQKRPHEAVEVLDSVLVAAPGNVRALNAKGVILDIEGRHDAAQALYRRALENEPGNQMVQHNFNLSLAFNGKSEQPRLARSQ, encoded by the coding sequence ATGAATAGTAATACAGTTTCTCCATCGCCTATGTTTCTGCGCCGGAACTCACTTCTTTTTGCCGTACTCGCCATTCTGCCTTTGGGCGGTTGCGCCAGCTGGCAAAAGCCGGCTCTTTCCGTGCAGGAGACATCTTCCCCCGAGTTGCTCAGCGCCGATCAAATCGATCCGGCTATGCGCGAACGCATTTTGCGCGAAGTTGGTCAGGATGTTCAAGAGCGGGCTTTGCGGGATGAGGTGAAGCAGCACCCGGACAATGTTGATGCGGCGATACGACTTACAAATGCCTTGGTGGGCCAGAAGCGCCCGCACGAAGCGGTTGAGGTGCTCGACAGCGTCTTGGTTGCAGCCCCAGGAAACGTACGTGCATTGAATGCGAAGGGCGTGATTTTGGACATTGAGGGGCGGCATGACGCGGCACAGGCCCTGTATCGGCGAGCTCTCGAAAACGAGCCAGGCAATCAGATGGTGCAGCATAACTTCAATCTGTCGCTTGCCTTTAACGGCAAGTCCGAACAACCAAGGTTAGCACGATCGCAATAG